From Anaerotruncus rubiinfantis:
TCCTCACGGCGCCCAACGGCGTGACCGGGCTGGAGACCTCGCTGGCGCTGGGTCTCACCCACCTGGTGCGGCCGGGTGTGATCACCCTTTCACGGCTGATTGAGATGATGACCATCGCGCCCGCCAAGCTGCTCAGGATCGAGGCGGGCAGTCTCGCGCCGGGCGCCCCGGCGGATTTTGTGTTGTTTGACCCAGAGGAGCGCTGGACAGTGGACAAGCGCCGGATGCACTCAAAGGCGGAGAACACCTGCTTTAACCGCGCGCAGCTCATTGGGAAAGTAAAGTATACCTATCTGGACGGCAAGCCGTCCTACCGATACACCGACGACGAAAAGGAGCGCTGAAATGAAAAAGCTGATCGAACGGATCATTGAAACAAAAAATCCAACCGTTGTGGGGCTTGACCCGACGCTTTCTTATATCCCGCGGCAGATTCAGGACGAGGCCTTTGCCGAATTCGGTAAAACCCTCCGCGGCGCGGCGCGGGCATATCTCGCTTTCAACAAGGGAATCATCGACGCGGTCTGCGATATTGTACCCGCGGTGAAACCACAGTGCGCCTATTATGAAGCGCTCGGCTGGCACGGCGTAAAATGCCTTGCAAAGACGATTGAATACGCGCGGGAGAAGGGGATGTACGTCATCACCGACGGAAAGCGCAATGACATCGGATCGACCATGCAGGCCTATGCGGCAGCGCACCTCGGGGAGCTTGATATCGACGGCGTCCGATGCACGCCGTTCGGCGCCGACGCGCTGACGGTGAATGGATACCTTGGCACCGACGGCATCCAGCCGCTGGTGGGCGTAATGGCGGGCAACCCGGACAAGGGGATCTTCGTGCTGGTCAAAACCTCAAACCCGTCGTCCGGCGAGCTGCAGGATCAGATGATCGGTGATAAGACAGTCTATGAAACGATGGGGATGATGTGCGAAAAATGGGGCGAGGCCACCTGCAATGCCTATGGTTACTCGCAGGTCGGGGCTGTGGTCGGCGCGACCTGGCCGGCGCAGCTTTCCGAGCTGCGCGCGAAGCTTCCGCACACCTTTTTCCTGGTGCCGGGCTACGGCGCGCAGGGAGGCGGCGCGCAGGATGTGGCCGGCGCGTTCGATCAAAATGGGCTCGGCGCGATCGTGAATTCCTCGCGCGCGATCCTTACCGCCTGGAAAAAAGCCGGCGCCCAAGCGGACTTTGCGCGGGCGGCGCGCGACGAAGCGATCCGGATGCGCAACGACATCACTGCGGCCATTCCGCCGATTGTGGGATAAGGCGGCAGACAAAAAATTGAATCGGGAGATACCGTTTCTGGTAATCAGAAAGATGGAGGCGTTTATGCAGATACTACAGAATCACGACAAGGCTTATCTACTGCTGGCGGACGGCACCGTTTACGAGGGGCTTTCGATGGGCGCCCGGGGCACCACCGTGGGCGAGGTGGTCTTTACCACCGGCATGACCGGCTATCAGGAGACGCTGACCGACCCGAGCTATTTCGGGCAGATCGTCACCCAGACCTTCCCGCTCGTGGGCAACTACGGCGTGAACAGCGAGGACGGCGAATCGTCCAGCTCCTATGTGCGGGGATATATCGTGCGCGAATGGTGCGAGGTCCCGAGCAACTTCCGCTGCGAGCACACGCTCGACTGGTTTTTGAAGGAACATGGGATTGTGGGCATCTATGACATCGACACCCGCGCCCTGACCCGCAAGCTGCGGGAACACGGCGTGATGAACGGGATGATCACCACTGAGGATGTGCATGCCAAAAAGGAAGAACTTCTGAAAACGGTCAACAGCTTTTCGATCAAAAATGCCATCCG
This genomic window contains:
- the pyrF gene encoding orotidine-5'-phosphate decarboxylase, giving the protein MKKLIERIIETKNPTVVGLDPTLSYIPRQIQDEAFAEFGKTLRGAARAYLAFNKGIIDAVCDIVPAVKPQCAYYEALGWHGVKCLAKTIEYAREKGMYVITDGKRNDIGSTMQAYAAAHLGELDIDGVRCTPFGADALTVNGYLGTDGIQPLVGVMAGNPDKGIFVLVKTSNPSSGELQDQMIGDKTVYETMGMMCEKWGEATCNAYGYSQVGAVVGATWPAQLSELRAKLPHTFFLVPGYGAQGGGAQDVAGAFDQNGLGAIVNSSRAILTAWKKAGAQADFARAARDEAIRMRNDITAAIPPIVG